In Burkholderia contaminans, the following proteins share a genomic window:
- a CDS encoding DUF1835 domain-containing protein, producing MSTIHVIQGGTAAASLREALAQAGRDERVVGLLDDLGVGPLKGADETPDTRAAFWQRVLGDQIPDWNAEIEGEFARLDQLATDTDQVVVWHAPSVGDKLLLRRVAYHLRNVPQRLNEVRLSAADLDSAQRAALSRTDQACATGMFSPAELARKRPVAAPISVLRIGRLALEWQEAKHLNAELRYWVSNTIKSGYYEDLDALIIARAEADWRPAARLVGSIMADADRGGLFVSDSIAWWRCRELAAAGRLELQDDAPDALSSTQVRAARTATPHR from the coding sequence ATGAGTACCATTCATGTGATTCAGGGCGGCACCGCCGCCGCGTCGCTGCGCGAGGCACTTGCGCAAGCCGGACGCGACGAGCGCGTCGTCGGATTGCTCGACGATCTCGGCGTCGGGCCGCTCAAGGGCGCCGACGAGACGCCCGACACGCGCGCAGCCTTCTGGCAGCGCGTGCTCGGCGACCAGATTCCCGACTGGAATGCAGAGATCGAAGGCGAATTCGCGCGCCTCGACCAGCTCGCGACCGATACGGACCAGGTAGTCGTGTGGCATGCGCCGAGCGTCGGCGACAAACTGCTGCTGCGCCGCGTCGCCTATCACCTGCGCAACGTCCCGCAGCGCCTGAACGAAGTGCGGCTGTCGGCCGCCGATCTCGACTCGGCGCAACGCGCGGCGCTATCGCGCACCGACCAGGCGTGTGCGACCGGGATGTTCTCGCCGGCCGAGCTGGCGCGCAAGCGCCCGGTGGCCGCACCGATCTCGGTGCTGCGCATCGGCCGCCTCGCGCTCGAATGGCAGGAGGCGAAGCACCTGAACGCCGAGCTGCGCTACTGGGTCAGCAACACCATCAAGAGCGGCTACTATGAGGACCTCGACGCGCTGATCATCGCGCGTGCGGAAGCCGACTGGCGGCCTGCGGCGCGCCTCGTCGGCAGCATCATGGCTGACGCCGACCGCGGCGGGCTGTTCGTCAGCGACTCGATCGCCTGGTGGCGCTGCCGCGAACTCGCGGCAGCCGGCCGGCTCGAGCTGCAGGACGACGCGCCCGACGCCCTCTCTTCCACGCAGGTGCGCGCAGCCCGCACGGCCACCCCGCACCGCTAA
- the paaE gene encoding 1,2-phenylacetyl-CoA epoxidase subunit PaaE: protein MATPQFHPLRIRDVRPETADAVTVSFDVPPELRDAYRFTQGQFVTLKTHIDGEETRRSYSICVGTTDYDRDGELRIGIKRVRGGRFSNFAFDSLKPGHTIDVMTPDGRFFTHLNADHGKQYIAFSGGSGITPVLAIVKTTLELEPRSTFTLIYGNRSVDAIMFAEELEDLKNRYMSRFVLYHVLSDDQQDVALFNGVLDQAKCAEFLDTLMPADAIDEAFICGPAPMMDAAEAALKAAGVPQAKVHVERFGTPLPQAGAPVVEITDQTPAADLEIVLDGKKRKLRLPYEGVSLLDVGLRAGLALPYACKGGVCCTCRAKVLEGEVRMEKNYTLEEHEVKDGFVLTCQCHPISDKVVVSYDER, encoded by the coding sequence ATGGCGACCCCGCAATTTCATCCGCTGCGTATCCGCGACGTGCGGCCCGAGACCGCCGACGCCGTAACCGTCTCCTTCGACGTGCCGCCCGAGCTGCGCGACGCGTACCGCTTCACGCAGGGCCAGTTCGTCACGCTGAAGACCCACATCGACGGCGAGGAAACGCGCCGTTCGTATTCGATCTGCGTCGGCACGACAGACTACGATCGTGACGGCGAACTGCGCATCGGCATCAAGCGGGTGCGCGGCGGCCGCTTCTCGAACTTCGCGTTCGACTCGCTCAAGCCGGGCCACACGATCGACGTGATGACGCCGGACGGCCGGTTCTTCACGCACCTGAACGCCGATCACGGCAAGCAGTACATCGCGTTTTCCGGCGGCTCCGGCATCACGCCGGTGCTCGCGATCGTGAAGACGACGCTCGAACTCGAGCCGCGCAGCACGTTCACGCTGATCTACGGCAACCGCAGCGTCGACGCGATCATGTTCGCGGAGGAGCTCGAGGACCTGAAGAACCGCTACATGAGCCGCTTCGTCCTCTATCACGTGCTGTCGGACGACCAGCAGGACGTCGCGCTGTTCAACGGCGTGCTCGACCAGGCGAAATGCGCGGAATTCCTCGACACGCTGATGCCGGCCGACGCGATCGACGAGGCATTCATCTGCGGCCCCGCGCCGATGATGGATGCGGCCGAGGCCGCGCTGAAGGCCGCCGGCGTGCCGCAGGCGAAGGTGCACGTCGAGCGCTTCGGCACGCCGTTGCCGCAGGCCGGTGCGCCGGTCGTCGAAATCACCGACCAGACGCCGGCGGCCGACCTGGAAATCGTGCTCGACGGCAAGAAGCGCAAGCTGCGCCTGCCATACGAAGGCGTGAGCCTGCTCGATGTCGGCCTGCGCGCGGGCCTCGCGCTGCCGTACGCGTGCAAGGGCGGCGTATGCTGCACGTGCCGCGCGAAGGTGCTCGAGGGCGAAGTGCGGATGGAGAAGAACTACACGCTCGAAGAGCATGAAGTGAAGGACGGCTTCGTGCTCACTTGCCAGTGCCACCCGATCAGCGACAAGGTCGTCGTGAGCTACGACGAGCGTTGA
- the paaD gene encoding 1,2-phenylacetyl-CoA epoxidase subunit PaaD produces the protein MSVQTAPANAVPAARHADPLLARAWDVLEAVPDPEIPVVSIRELGILRDVRRAEDGQLEVVITPTYSGCPAMSQIAEDIAAALQAADLPPHRIETVLAPAWTTDWITQEARDKLRAYGIAPPVGQCGIATPRENVVRFVPRPVAAPACPRCGSARTERLAQFASTACKALYRCVDCREPFDYFKPY, from the coding sequence ATGTCCGTCCAGACCGCCCCCGCCAACGCCGTGCCCGCCGCGCGCCACGCCGACCCGCTGCTCGCTCGCGCATGGGACGTGCTCGAAGCCGTGCCCGACCCCGAGATCCCGGTCGTGTCGATCCGCGAGCTCGGCATCCTGCGCGACGTCCGCCGCGCGGAAGACGGCCAGCTCGAAGTCGTGATCACGCCGACCTACTCGGGCTGCCCGGCCATGTCGCAGATCGCGGAGGACATCGCGGCCGCGCTGCAGGCCGCCGACCTCCCGCCGCACCGGATCGAGACGGTGCTCGCGCCCGCGTGGACGACCGACTGGATCACGCAGGAAGCGCGCGACAAGCTGCGCGCGTACGGCATCGCGCCGCCGGTCGGCCAGTGCGGCATCGCCACGCCGCGAGAAAACGTCGTGCGCTTCGTGCCGCGACCGGTCGCGGCACCCGCGTGCCCGCGCTGCGGCTCCGCCCGTACCGAGCGTCTCGCGCAATTCGCGTCCACGGCCTGCAAGGCGCTGTATCGCTGCGTCGACTGCCGCGAACCCTTCGACTACTTCAAACCCTATTAA
- the paaC gene encoding 1,2-phenylacetyl-CoA epoxidase subunit PaaC translates to MTITPEHLSYVLRLADNTLILGQRNAEWCGHGPILEEDIALTNMSLDLIGQARMLYTHAAELERQLTGATKTEDDYAYFRTEREFANFTLAELPHYGPLAGTAHADKDYAVTIVRNFLYSVLMLHVWNALETSTDTQLAAIAAKSVKETRYHVQHAREWLVRLGDGTDESHRRAQRALDYLTPYTREFFAADAIDDAVAAEGIAPAPATLEAAWRADVDDALAEATLTLPAPVQHVTTGKQGEHSEHMGYLLAELQSLARQHPGASW, encoded by the coding sequence ATGACGATCACGCCCGAACACCTCTCCTACGTGCTGCGCCTCGCGGACAACACGCTGATCCTCGGTCAGCGCAACGCCGAATGGTGCGGCCACGGCCCGATCCTCGAGGAAGACATCGCGCTCACCAACATGAGCCTCGACCTCATCGGCCAGGCGCGCATGCTGTATACGCATGCGGCCGAACTCGAGCGCCAGCTCACCGGCGCAACGAAGACCGAGGACGACTACGCGTACTTCCGTACCGAGCGCGAGTTCGCGAACTTCACGCTCGCCGAGCTGCCGCACTACGGCCCGCTCGCCGGCACCGCGCACGCCGACAAGGACTACGCGGTGACGATCGTGCGCAACTTCCTGTACTCGGTGCTGATGCTGCACGTGTGGAACGCGCTCGAAACGTCGACCGACACGCAGCTCGCCGCGATCGCCGCGAAATCGGTGAAGGAGACCCGCTATCACGTGCAGCACGCACGCGAGTGGCTCGTTCGCCTCGGCGACGGCACCGACGAATCGCACCGTCGCGCTCAGCGCGCGCTCGACTACCTGACGCCGTACACGCGCGAATTCTTCGCCGCCGATGCGATCGATGACGCGGTCGCCGCCGAGGGCATCGCCCCCGCCCCGGCCACGCTCGAAGCAGCATGGCGCGCGGACGTGGACGACGCGCTCGCGGAAGCGACGCTCACGCTGCCGGCCCCCGTGCAGCACGTGACGACCGGCAAGCAGGGCGAGCACTCGGAACACATGGGCTACCTGCTCGCCGAACTGCAAAGCCTCGCACGCCAGCATCCCGGCGCGAGCTGGTAA
- the paaB gene encoding 1,2-phenylacetyl-CoA epoxidase subunit PaaB has protein sequence MNKEWPIWEVFVRSRQGLDHKHCGSLHAADASMALRMARDVYTRRQEGVSIWVVPSSAITASDPSEKAELFEPAGDKIYRHPTFYTLPDEVNHM, from the coding sequence ATGAACAAGGAATGGCCGATCTGGGAAGTGTTCGTGCGCAGCAGGCAGGGGCTCGATCACAAGCATTGCGGCAGCCTGCACGCCGCCGACGCGTCGATGGCGCTGCGCATGGCGCGCGACGTCTACACGCGCCGCCAGGAAGGCGTGAGCATCTGGGTGGTGCCGTCGTCGGCGATCACCGCGTCGGATCCGAGCGAGAAGGCCGAGCTGTTCGAGCCGGCGGGCGACAAGATCTACCGTCACCCGACGTTCTATACGCTGCCCGACGAAGTCAACCACATGTAA
- the paaA gene encoding 1,2-phenylacetyl-CoA epoxidase subunit PaaA, protein MYTQSLDIPGNVAPLDAAAESPEQARFDAVMAADGKIEPQDWMPDAYRKTLVRQISQHAHSEVVGMLPEGNWISRAPSLKRKAILLAKVQDEAGHGLYLYSAAETLGVSRDSLIDALHAGKAKYSSIFNYPTPTWADVGVIGWLVDGAAIMNQIPLCRCTYGPYARAMIRVCKEESFHQRQGFDALLSMMKGTDAQRAMVQQAVNRWWWPVLMMFGPSDADSVHSNQSAKWGIKRITNDDLRQKFVDATVDQAKVLGVTLPDPDLKWNEARGHHDYGTIDWDEFWRVVNGDGPCNKERLATRVKAHEDGAWVREAALAHEAKRRARAEQHAA, encoded by the coding sequence ATGTACACGCAATCCCTCGACATCCCCGGCAACGTCGCGCCGCTCGACGCCGCAGCCGAGTCGCCCGAGCAGGCGCGGTTCGATGCGGTCATGGCCGCCGACGGCAAGATCGAACCGCAGGACTGGATGCCCGACGCCTATCGCAAGACGCTGGTACGCCAGATCTCGCAGCACGCGCATTCGGAAGTCGTGGGCATGCTGCCCGAAGGCAACTGGATCTCGCGCGCGCCGAGCCTGAAGCGCAAGGCGATCCTGCTCGCGAAGGTCCAGGACGAAGCCGGCCACGGCCTCTATCTGTATAGCGCGGCCGAAACGCTCGGCGTATCGCGCGACTCGCTGATCGACGCGCTGCACGCCGGCAAGGCGAAATATTCGAGCATCTTCAACTACCCGACGCCGACCTGGGCGGACGTCGGCGTGATCGGCTGGCTCGTCGATGGCGCCGCGATCATGAACCAGATCCCGCTTTGCCGCTGCACGTACGGCCCGTACGCGCGCGCCATGATCCGCGTGTGCAAGGAAGAATCGTTCCACCAGCGCCAGGGCTTCGACGCACTGTTGTCGATGATGAAGGGCACCGACGCGCAACGCGCGATGGTTCAGCAGGCCGTGAACCGCTGGTGGTGGCCGGTGCTGATGATGTTCGGCCCGAGCGACGCCGATTCGGTCCACAGCAACCAGTCCGCGAAATGGGGCATCAAGCGGATCACGAACGATGACCTGCGGCAGAAGTTCGTCGACGCGACGGTCGACCAGGCGAAGGTGCTTGGCGTGACGCTGCCCGACCCCGACCTGAAGTGGAACGAGGCGCGCGGCCATCACGACTACGGCACGATCGACTGGGACGAATTCTGGCGCGTGGTCAACGGAGACGGCCCGTGCAACAAGGAACGCCTCGCGACTCGCGTGAAAGCGCATGAGGACGGCGCATGGGTACGCGAAGCCGCCCTCGCCCACGAAGCGAAGCGCCGCGCGCGCGCAGAACAGCACGCCGCCTGA